Below is a genomic region from Lutra lutra chromosome 5, mLutLut1.2, whole genome shotgun sequence.
GTAAGCATGTAAATGTATCCCCAAgccacttgaaaatatttttagcaaaattTTGGACTGATGACAAGTATAATGTATCTACATTTCCCTTGCCATATGAACAAGTTGTGTAAAATAGTTCTGATCCTCTCATACATGACTCCATACCCCCACTAAATTCGTTTCTCTTTTCATAGCTACACTGCATTCACATATCATGGTATTCAGAaggaattatatttttcttatttatttttgaatgattGTGACCCCTCTATGCTACTGTTTAgtagtaagtttttaaatatttaaattgtgaataaatataaaatacttctaaggataactttttatctttttagactaaaatttttaatgagtGTTCTTAAATTATCAAAGCATGAATAGGGATTTCTTATCCGTAATACCATATTCTTTTACCTAGTGACATACTCAGATAATTCAACACATCAGAAGGGAAATTATATtgataaatgatatattttaatgacaTCACATATTAAGGTCAGTTGTATTGATAGAATTCTAATAAATTTCTCAGTTTATTGCCAGAAACacgaatttttatttcaataatttagGGTGAGCTTCAGCAATTTCCTATACATTTTCTGAATAAACATTCTCCTCATTTTATTAATGGCGTATTTTATTTGTTCGTTTCTAAGACTACATATAATAGGGTTGAAAAGTGGGGGAATTATGGAATAGAAGACAGAAAGGACCATGACCTGGATAGTGGAAGAATTTTCAGATGGCCTCATGTATACATAAAAGCCTGAACTGAGAAAGACAGACACCACAAGGATGTGAGGGACACAGGTAGAAAAAGCCTTTTTCCTGTCTGTTCCACTTGGAAACTTGAAAACagtagaaaatatgtaaatataagacCTAATGATGTAGATGAAGCAGCCACCACCAATCCCCAGACCAGAGGCAATGATCACCATCTCATTGCTAAAGGTGTCAGAGCAGGATATATTTAGCAGGgagggaatataaaaaaaaaaaaaaaattgatggatGAGATTGGACTGACAAAAGGGTAGCCGGAATGTGTTGCCAGTCTGGACACCAGCATAGATGAGACCACTGAGTATGGAAGCCAGAGTCATTTGGATGCAGATTTGAGGGTTCATGATCACAGGGTAGTGAAGGGGTTGGTAGATTACCACATGGCGGTCATGGGCCATGATAGTCAGAAACAGGAGCTCCacatatacaaagaaaaccactagGAAGACCTGAGCTACACACCCAGCCTTTGAAATGGTGCTGTTGTCAAGCAGGGAATTGATGCATGAGTTAGAACTGTTACAGAAATGTAGCAGGCATCCAAGATGGACAGATTcctgaggaagaagtacatgggtgtgtgAAGACTCCTGTCAAGGGTGGTGACAGTAACAATGATAATGTTCCCCATCAGAGTGACTACATACATCAGAGAGAAGGTTATGGCATGCAAAATCCGTAATTCCCACACATCAGAAAACCCCGTGAGGAGAAATCCCATCATGATGGTGGAATTTAACATTTGTGGGTAATGCAATTTGCACCTGGAAAGTAAGGAGTGAAATTCTGATCTCATGAAGAATCAAATTATGTaaatatggtttttaaatattttagtctttacCTCTACCAATTATAATCTATATTGTAAACTCTAATACtgttgaaagaaaattaagcagTCCTCCTCTAGTCTACacgatattattatttttttcatgatattattttattcctaCTATAGTAATGAAGTGACAATTACAACctacaataaatgttaaatataaagttCAATATTTCTACACACTGCCATTGGAAGATGCAATTTTCTTATGAtcaattatgtataaatataggtatagattacataaataaacttTGCATGTCAATGAAATTTTGGAGATAATGTTGCTGAAAACTGGataattagaataaaatgttttggttgttttcagtcctatatttttatttaagggtACAGATAATATGGggcaaagtgattttttttctagaatgaaTGTTCTGTGCACAATAGTGAAAAATTATCTTCTGTTCCTGtgacaaaatattaatatcatttGGAACTTTACTTACTATAATATCTCAAATGGAATATAAACTCATAAGCTGATATATTTACCTACACTGACTTCATTCCTAATATTTTGGTTACATTTTTatacttcaaattatttttttctaatcatttctctctgcttttaaagagagaatgaatgggtcaagtaTTATTATTTCCTGAGTGCCTCTTGAACCTACCTCTAATGTTCCTTCTTTATCATCTTCAATTTTCCAACTTTTCATAACTTCCTTGATTCCACTAGctgaaaacagaacaacaaaattaTAGCACAATATCTCACAATActcatttagcttttttttcttttaaattacagcttttgtttttctcactttaatCTTCAGCTTGTTCAGcaatttttctagaatttcttcttgtgattctTTATAACTTAACAAATTGTTGGTCATTGCCACCACATCTTTATCGCTTATGTCACCAGTCCCCTGTTTATTCACTAGTGGGTGTATCAAGCAACTTTATTCTTAACTTACCTGTGTTACATATATTTTCCTGGGTGTCCTCTatcattgtttctctttttaatttttttttggtgccaattttaaatacagttttatttaagaCATTGCATTTTCCACTTAACAATACAGTGCTTATAAAGtgcaatgtttatttcctttccctgtgcaCATATTCCATATTCAAGTATCAAGAATGCCCAGTTTTTTTGCTATAGCAGCTCAACATTACAACTGCCATGGAATTTGCTACAAATTTGGGTCCTTTGAATATTGTGTGTGGAACAATGCTCAACCTAATTATTCTCAGGTTGGTTTAGTCAACCTCTTCAATGGTGGGCCCAGAGGAGGCTCCACCAGAGGGAGGAGCTCCACCACCAGGGAAGCCTCCAGGCATTCCTCCTGGCATGCCCCCTGCACTCTGGTACAGCTTGGTGATGATGGGGTTGCAGACTTTCTCCAACTCTTTCTGCTGGTGttcaaattcttccttctctgcagtcTGGTTCTTATCAAGCCAGTTGATGATTTCATTGCACTTGTCAAGAATCTTCTGTTTGTCTTCATCATTTATCTTGCCCTGAAGTTTTTCATCTTCAACAGTTGCTTTCATGTTGAATGCATAAGACTCAAGTGAATTCTTGGAAGACACCTTGTCCCGCTGTTTCTCATCTTCAGCTTTGTACTTCTCAGCTTCCTGGACCATGCGCTCAATATCTTCCTTGCTCAAGCGGCCCTTGTCATTAGTGATGGTaatcttgttctcttttcctgtgcTCTTATCCACGGCAGAGACATTGAGGATACCATTAGCATCAATATCGAAAGTGACCTCAATCTGAGGGACACCACGAGGAGCAGGAGGTATGCCTGTGAGTTCAAACTTTCCAAGTAGGTTGTTGTCCTTGGTCATGGCACGCTCACCTTCATACACCTGAATAAGCACACCAGGCTGGTTGTCCGAGTAGGTGGTGAAGGTCTGTGTCTGTTTGGTAGGAATGGTAGTATTACACTTGATGAGAACAGTCATGACTCCTCCAGCAGTTTCAATGCCAAGAGAAAGTGGAGTGACATCCAACAGCAGTAAATCTTGAACATTTTCAGATTTGTCTCTAGAAAGGATAGATGCTTGGACAGCTGCACCATAAGCAACAGCCTCGTCAGGGTTGATGCTCTTATTCAGTTCTTTTCCATTGAAGAAATCTTGGAGAAGTTTCTGAATTTGGGGGATATGGGTAGAACCACCCACCAGGACAATATCGTGGATCTGAGACTTGTCTAACTTGGCATCTCAAAGGGCTTTCTCTACAGGGTCCAGGGTGCCACGGAACAGGTCAGCATTTAATTCTTCAAACTGGGCACGAGTGATAGAGGTATAGAAGTTGATTCCTTCATACAGAGAATCAATCTCGATACTGGCCTGGGTGCTGGAGGAAAGTGTACGCTTAGCACGTTCACAACAAGCAGTACGGAGGCAACGAACTGCCCTCTTGTTTTCACTGATATCTTTCTTATGTTTGCGCTTGAACTCTGCAATAAAATGGTTGACCATTCGGTTGTCAAAATCTTCTCCACCTAAGTGGGTGTCTCCAGCTGTGGACTTAACCTCAAAGATCCCATCTTCAATAGTAAGGATGGACACATCGAAAGTGCCGCCTCCCAAGTCAAAGATCAGCACATTCCTTTCAGCTCCGACTTTCTTGTCTAGGCCATAAGCAATAGCAGCAGCAGTTGGCTCATTGATGATGCGAAGCACATTGAGACCAGCAATAGTTCCAGCATCTTTGGTAGCCTGACGCTGAGAATCATTGAAATACGCAGGTACTGTGACAACTGCATTGGTAACGGTCTTCCCAAGATCAGCCTCTGCGATTTCCTTCATTTTCGTCAAAACCATAGAAGACACCTCCTCTGGATaaaagctttttgtctctcccttGTATTCTACTTGGACCTTGGGCCTGCCAGCATCATTCACCACCATGAAAGGCCAATGCTTCATATCAGACTGGACAACAGCATCATCAAATCTCCGTCCAATCAGGCGTTTGGCATCAAAAACTGTGTTGGTGGGGTTCATCGCAACTTGGTTCTTCGCAGCATCACCGATCAATCGTTCGGTGTCCGTGAAGGCGACATAACTTGGGGTGGTCCGGCTTCCCTGATCATTGGCAATTATTTCCACTTTCCCATGCTGGAAGACACCCACGCAGGAGTAGGTGGTGCCAAGATCAATGCCAACTGCAGGTCCCTTAGACATGGTTGCTTATCTGTGGGCCTGGCTCAGGCTGAGAAGACAGCAATCCAAAGATGTAGCCCCGCGTTCAATGagcctctttttaattttttaagattttgtttattcatctaagaaacagtaagagagagaatgagaagtggGAAGGtgtaaaggcagagagagaaagagaagaagactccctactTACCAGGAATCCCAATGTGGCCCTTgaaacccaggacctggggatcatgacaagagctgaaggcagacatttagctgactgagctacacaggtgtcCCTCCTCTGTTATTCTTTTAcaacattttcttctaatttcctctaatgataattaataataataataataataataataataataataggaccATGAACAACTACACTGTTCAcagtttatttgaaattaaattctTCTAAATTCTGCTCAAAGTCTTACAATCTAGATACCTCCACAT
It encodes:
- the LOC125101245 gene encoding LOW QUALITY PROTEIN: olfactory receptor 14C36-like (The sequence of the model RefSeq protein was modified relative to this genomic sequence to represent the inferred CDS: inserted 1 base in 1 codon) — translated: MLNSTIMMGFLLTGFSDVWELRILHAITFSLMYVVTLMGNIIIVTVTTLDRSLHTPMYFFLRNLSILDACYISVTVXNSCINSLLDNSTISKAGCVAQVFLVVFFVYVELLFLTIMAHDRHVVIYQPLHYPVIMNPQICIQMTLASILSGLIYAGVQTGNTFRLPFCQSNLIHQFFFFFYIPSLLNISCSDTFSNEMVIIASGLGIGGGCFIYIIRSYIYIFSTVFKFPSGTDRKKAFSTCVPHILVVSVFLSSGFYVYMRPSENSSTIQVMVLSVFYSIIPPLFNPIICSLRNEQIKYAINKMRRMFIQKMYRKLLKLTLNY